The Actinomycetes bacterium genome has a window encoding:
- a CDS encoding PHB depolymerase family esterase, which produces MPVEPARRRTRLVSSAAVVVVVLVLALTGCTAGRGSTGGSATSGAGTVATGSSTQTVSVDGRQRTFRLYLPPSLTLTRRVPVVLMLHGGFGSAEQAESSYGWDAAADSGHFVVVYPDGLNRAWNVEGGCCGQPGRRGVDDVGFVRHVVGLVSRELPIDPARVFATGISNGGMFAYRLACDTTLFAAIGPDSATLLGSCPSPAPLSVIHIHGTADQNIPYDGGQGNGFATIDGPAVRAVVASWRAVDDCPAPEVSTSGMVTRSVAGCPDGRSVELITIAGAGHQWPGAAPKPLVQKLLGTDPPSTALDATTTIWLFFATHPKPGG; this is translated from the coding sequence ATGCCCGTCGAACCGGCCCGCCGGCGCACCCGCCTCGTGTCCTCGGCTGCCGTCGTCGTGGTGGTGCTCGTGCTGGCCCTGACCGGCTGCACGGCGGGACGCGGGTCGACCGGCGGCAGCGCGACCAGCGGCGCCGGGACGGTCGCCACCGGGTCGTCGACCCAGACCGTCAGCGTCGACGGGCGGCAGCGCACGTTCCGGCTGTACCTGCCGCCGTCGCTGACCCTCACCAGGCGGGTTCCGGTGGTCCTCATGCTGCACGGCGGGTTCGGCAGCGCGGAGCAGGCCGAGTCCTCGTACGGCTGGGATGCCGCGGCGGACAGCGGCCACTTCGTCGTCGTCTACCCGGACGGACTCAACCGTGCCTGGAACGTCGAAGGCGGGTGCTGCGGCCAGCCGGGCCGCCGCGGGGTGGACGACGTCGGGTTCGTGCGTCACGTCGTCGGCCTCGTGAGCCGCGAGCTGCCCATCGACCCGGCGCGCGTGTTCGCCACCGGCATCTCCAACGGCGGCATGTTCGCCTACCGGCTGGCCTGCGACACCACGCTGTTCGCGGCGATCGGACCGGACTCGGCCACCCTGCTCGGGAGCTGCCCGTCCCCGGCACCCCTGTCGGTGATCCACATCCATGGGACGGCGGACCAGAACATCCCCTACGACGGCGGCCAGGGCAACGGGTTCGCGACGATCGACGGACCCGCCGTGCGCGCGGTCGTCGCGTCCTGGCGTGCCGTCGACGACTGCCCCGCCCCCGAGGTGTCGACCTCCGGGATGGTGACCCGGTCGGTGGCCGGCTGCCCGGACGGCCGGTCCGTGGAGCTGATCACGATCGCCGGTGCGGGGCATCAGTGGCCCGGTGCCGCACCGAAACCGTTGGTGCAGAAGCTGCTCGGGACCGACCCGCCGTCGACCGCGCTAGACGCCACGACCACGATCTGGCTGTTCTTCGCGACCCACCCCAAGCCCGGCGGCTGA
- a CDS encoding DUF2237 domain-containing protein encodes MTSERNVLGGDLEPCGVDPVTWFYRDGSCSSGPDDVGSHTVCAVVIAEFLEHQLAVGNDLVTPRPEYRFPGLRPGDRWCVVAVRWLRAHQAGVAAPVVLASTHARALDVVPLEALRENAVDVPPDLSSFD; translated from the coding sequence GTGACGAGCGAGCGCAACGTCCTCGGCGGGGACCTCGAGCCGTGCGGGGTCGACCCGGTCACCTGGTTCTACCGCGACGGGTCCTGCTCCAGCGGCCCGGACGACGTGGGCAGCCACACGGTGTGCGCCGTGGTGATTGCGGAGTTCCTGGAGCACCAGCTGGCCGTGGGCAACGACCTGGTCACGCCGCGGCCGGAGTACCGCTTTCCAGGGCTGCGCCCGGGGGACCGGTGGTGCGTGGTCGCGGTGCGCTGGCTACGGGCCCACCAGGCCGGGGTCGCGGCTCCCGTCGTCCTGGCCTCGACGCACGCCCGGGCCCTGGACGTCGTCCCGCTGGAGGCCCTGCGCGAGAACGCCGTGGACGTACCGCCCGACCTCAGCTCGTTCGACTGA
- the cofC gene encoding 2-phospho-L-lactate guanylyltransferase, with translation MSSAQSTPPAWAVVVPVKRLEVAKTRLSRLAGVHRAALASAFAVDTVAAALQAPGVAWVLVVTDEPEVSRQVRELGAQTVLDVPAAGLNPALAYGAAVATRRSPELGVAALSADLPALRPAELGRALAAALTHPVSFVSDAEGTGTTLFAARPGEPFQPQFGHRSRAAHRADGAVEITLAGLPTLHRDVDTEVDLADARRLGVGPLTEALVPSLLDGQP, from the coding sequence ATGTCGTCAGCGCAGAGCACCCCGCCGGCCTGGGCTGTCGTCGTCCCGGTCAAGCGGCTCGAGGTCGCGAAGACCCGGCTGTCCCGGCTGGCCGGGGTGCACCGGGCTGCGCTCGCGTCGGCGTTCGCGGTCGACACCGTGGCCGCGGCGCTGCAGGCTCCCGGCGTGGCCTGGGTGCTGGTGGTGACCGACGAGCCGGAGGTGAGCCGCCAGGTCCGCGAGCTGGGGGCGCAGACGGTGCTTGACGTGCCCGCCGCGGGGCTGAACCCGGCGCTGGCCTACGGGGCCGCGGTCGCCACCCGACGCTCTCCCGAGCTGGGCGTGGCCGCGCTGTCCGCGGACCTGCCGGCACTGCGCCCGGCCGAGCTGGGCCGGGCGCTGGCCGCGGCGCTGACCCACCCGGTCTCGTTCGTCAGCGACGCGGAGGGCACCGGGACGACGCTGTTCGCGGCCCGGCCAGGAGAACCCTTCCAGCCCCAGTTCGGACACCGGTCACGGGCCGCGCACCGCGCCGACGGAGCCGTCGAGATCACCCTCGCCGGGCTGCCCACGCTGCACCGCGACGTCGACACCGAGGTGGACCTCGCGGACGCGCGGCGTCTCGGGGTTGGCCCGCTCACCGAGGCGCTGGTCCCCTCGCTCCTCGACGGGCAGCCGTGA
- a CDS encoding lysophospholipid acyltransferase family protein, protein MARTKPGFWFWFAVVLLKPLLLLVTGRDWRHRERVPRQGGVVVATNHNSHLDPLVVAHFLWDLKRPVRFLAKVSMFDVPFVGMVVRGAKQIPVYRETVDAGSSVRAAVAAVERGECVVVYPEGTLTRDPGLWPMVGKSGAARIALTTGCPVIPLAHWGANELLAPYSTRPHLLPRKTVHVTVGEPVDLDDLRGRPIDAALLKAATDRIMAAITELLAELRQEEPPAQRFDPRSAGVAVIGNPKRARRATGSGPSREN, encoded by the coding sequence TTGGCACGCACCAAGCCGGGGTTCTGGTTCTGGTTCGCCGTGGTGCTCCTCAAGCCGCTGCTGCTGCTGGTCACCGGGCGGGACTGGCGGCACCGGGAGCGAGTGCCGAGGCAGGGCGGCGTGGTGGTGGCGACCAACCACAACTCCCACCTCGACCCGCTCGTCGTCGCGCACTTCCTGTGGGACCTCAAGCGTCCGGTCCGGTTCCTGGCCAAGGTGTCGATGTTCGACGTGCCCTTCGTCGGGATGGTGGTGCGCGGGGCCAAGCAGATCCCGGTCTACCGCGAGACGGTGGACGCGGGATCCTCGGTGCGGGCGGCCGTCGCCGCGGTCGAGCGAGGCGAGTGCGTCGTGGTCTATCCCGAGGGCACCCTGACCAGAGACCCGGGGCTGTGGCCGATGGTCGGCAAGTCCGGGGCGGCCCGGATCGCGCTGACGACCGGGTGCCCGGTGATCCCGCTGGCGCACTGGGGGGCGAACGAGCTGCTGGCGCCGTACTCGACGCGGCCGCACCTGCTGCCCCGCAAGACCGTGCACGTGACCGTCGGTGAGCCGGTCGACTTGGACGACCTGCGCGGGCGGCCGATAGACGCCGCGCTGCTGAAGGCGGCGACCGACAGAATCATGGCCGCGATCACCGAGCTGCTGGCCGAGCTGCGCCAGGAGGAGCCGCCCGCGCAGCGCTTCGACCCGCGCTCGGCGGGAGTGGCCGTGATCGGCAACCCCAAGCGGGCCCGGCGCGCCACCGGCAGCGGTCCGTCGCGGGAGAACTGA
- a CDS encoding NAD(P)H-dependent glycerol-3-phosphate dehydrogenase, with the protein MSSRTGGGGPRAAVMGSGSWGTAFGMVLADAGCDVVLWGHDPELAAEIDATHENRRYHPGVALPPQLRATGEPRVALDGADFVVLALPAQVLRENLVSWLPGLPADAVLVSLMKGIELGSMQRMSQVVREATGIAQDRIAVISGPNLAGEIVQRQPAATVVACTAEETAARLQAACTTRYFRPYTNLDVVGAEVGGSVKNVIALASGMAAGMGFGENTQAAIITRGLAEMMRFGLALGANATTFFGLAGTGDLVATCSSPLSRNRTFGENLGRGMSMAEATAAMKQTCEGVKSCGPILELAHRHGVDMPITEQVVATVHDGRRPSEVVAALMSRDPKSEHSTM; encoded by the coding sequence ATGAGCAGCCGGACCGGCGGCGGCGGTCCCAGGGCGGCCGTCATGGGCAGCGGCTCCTGGGGCACGGCGTTCGGGATGGTGCTCGCCGACGCCGGCTGTGACGTTGTCCTGTGGGGTCACGACCCAGAGCTGGCCGCGGAGATCGACGCCACCCACGAGAACCGCCGCTACCACCCGGGAGTCGCGCTGCCGCCTCAGCTGCGGGCGACCGGTGAGCCTCGGGTGGCGCTGGACGGCGCGGACTTCGTGGTGCTGGCCCTGCCGGCTCAGGTGCTGCGCGAGAACCTGGTGAGCTGGTTGCCCGGCCTCCCGGCGGACGCCGTCCTGGTCAGCCTGATGAAGGGCATCGAGCTGGGCAGCATGCAGCGGATGAGCCAGGTGGTCCGCGAGGCCACGGGGATCGCCCAGGACCGGATCGCCGTCATCTCGGGGCCGAACCTGGCCGGGGAGATCGTGCAGCGCCAGCCGGCGGCGACGGTGGTGGCCTGTACGGCGGAGGAGACCGCCGCCCGGCTGCAGGCGGCCTGCACGACCCGGTACTTCCGGCCTTACACGAACCTCGACGTGGTGGGCGCGGAGGTCGGCGGGTCGGTGAAGAACGTCATCGCGCTGGCCAGCGGGATGGCCGCCGGCATGGGGTTCGGCGAGAACACCCAAGCCGCGATCATCACCAGGGGGCTGGCCGAGATGATGCGCTTCGGGCTGGCCCTGGGTGCCAATGCCACCACGTTCTTCGGGCTGGCCGGCACCGGTGACCTGGTGGCCACCTGCTCGTCTCCGCTGTCCCGCAACCGGACGTTCGGGGAGAACCTCGGGCGCGGCATGAGCATGGCCGAGGCCACGGCCGCGATGAAGCAGACCTGCGAGGGCGTGAAGTCCTGCGGGCCGATCCTCGAGCTGGCCCACCGGCACGGCGTCGACATGCCGATCACCGAGCAGGTGGTCGCGACTGTGCACGACGGCAGGAGGCCGAGCGAGGTCGTCGCCGCGCTGATGAGCCGCGACCCGAAGTCCGAGCACTCAACGATGTGA
- a CDS encoding PLP-dependent transferase — translation MPDAPQQPAADPDRPDLDLSGVAPATVAVVAGRPPRVPDAPLNPPVTFASTYHAGGDVEYGRYGNPTWTALETAVGALEGGSALSYASGLAAVAAVLEVLLPDGGTVVAPRSAYTGTRAQLTALEATGRVQVRPVDPADTTEVLAALDGATVVWLDSPTNPLLDVADVRTVAAAAHAAGAALVVDSTFATPLLRRPMDDGADLVVHSATKLIAGHSDVLLGLVATRDSTVLARLDDQRRLKGAVPGPMEAWLVLRGLRTLALRVERGQRNATTLAQRLRMHPRVDRVRYPGFGAMVAIEVSGGGAAADAVATAVRLWVHATSLGGVESTLERRRRWESEAAEVPESLLRLSCGIEDVDDLWADLSRALDSAAG, via the coding sequence ATGCCCGACGCACCGCAGCAGCCCGCCGCCGACCCGGACCGGCCAGACCTCGACCTGTCCGGAGTCGCACCCGCCACCGTCGCCGTGGTGGCCGGCCGCCCGCCACGGGTGCCGGACGCCCCGCTCAACCCGCCGGTCACCTTCGCCTCCACCTACCACGCGGGCGGCGACGTCGAGTACGGCCGCTACGGCAACCCCACCTGGACGGCGCTGGAGACCGCGGTCGGCGCCCTCGAGGGCGGCTCGGCGCTGTCGTACGCGTCTGGGCTGGCCGCGGTGGCCGCCGTCCTCGAGGTGCTCCTGCCCGACGGCGGCACGGTCGTGGCCCCGCGCTCGGCGTACACCGGGACCCGCGCCCAGCTCACCGCCCTGGAAGCGACCGGACGGGTGCAGGTCCGCCCGGTCGACCCGGCCGACACCACCGAGGTGCTGGCCGCTCTCGACGGCGCCACCGTGGTCTGGCTGGACTCGCCCACCAACCCGCTGCTCGACGTCGCCGACGTCAGGACCGTCGCCGCGGCGGCGCACGCGGCCGGCGCCGCCCTCGTGGTCGACTCGACCTTTGCAACCCCGCTGCTGCGCCGCCCCATGGACGACGGCGCGGACCTGGTCGTCCACAGCGCCACCAAGCTGATCGCCGGCCACTCCGACGTGCTGCTCGGCCTGGTCGCCACCCGCGACTCGACCGTGCTGGCGCGGCTGGACGACCAGCGCCGGCTCAAGGGCGCCGTGCCCGGCCCCATGGAGGCCTGGCTGGTCCTGCGCGGGCTGCGCACGCTGGCGCTGCGGGTCGAGCGCGGCCAGCGCAACGCCACCACACTGGCCCAGCGGCTGCGCATGCACCCGAGGGTGGACCGGGTCCGCTACCCCGGTTTCGGCGCCATGGTGGCCATCGAGGTGAGCGGCGGGGGCGCGGCGGCCGACGCCGTCGCCACCGCTGTCCGGTTGTGGGTGCACGCGACCAGCCTGGGCGGCGTCGAGTCGACCCTGGAGCGCCGCCGGCGCTGGGAGTCCGAGGCCGCCGAGGTGCCCGAGTCGCTGCTGCGGCTGTCCTGCGGCATCGAGGACGTCGACGACCTGTGGGCCGACCTCAGCCGGGCGCTGGACTCCGCCGCCGGCTGA
- a CDS encoding D-alanine--D-alanine ligase family protein, translated as MTGSGRRPRVAVVFGGRSGEHGISCVTAGSVLRVIDPERYDVVPIGIATDGRWVLEESDPERLAITDGRLPEVDGERAAVVLAGDPTSRDLVVSEPGEVPRVLGEVDVVFPLLHGPYGEDGTIQGLLELAGVPYVGSGVLASAVAMDKAAMKVLLAAAGLSVGRYVVVTDREWRTDPAVAIERIRALSLPVFVKPARAGSSIGISKVKDWAELPAAVAAAREHDPKVVVEQGIDGREIECGVLDRADGSGPEASVCGEIRVRGAHEFYDFEAKYLDASDLDVPAVLPAAVAERVRAMACQAFDALSCEGFARVDFFLRADGEVLVNEVNTIPGFTPVSMFPMLWAASGVAYPELVDRLLQLALSRRPGLLR; from the coding sequence ATGACCGGTTCGGGACGCCGTCCACGGGTCGCCGTGGTGTTCGGCGGCCGCAGCGGCGAGCACGGGATCTCCTGCGTGACCGCGGGGAGCGTGCTGCGGGTCATCGACCCCGAGCGCTACGACGTCGTCCCGATCGGCATCGCGACCGACGGCCGCTGGGTGCTGGAGGAGTCCGACCCGGAGCGGCTGGCGATCACCGACGGTCGGCTGCCGGAGGTCGACGGCGAGCGGGCGGCCGTCGTGCTGGCCGGCGACCCGACGTCCCGGGACCTCGTGGTGAGCGAGCCGGGCGAGGTGCCGCGCGTGCTCGGCGAGGTCGACGTGGTGTTCCCCCTGCTGCACGGGCCGTACGGCGAGGACGGCACGATCCAGGGGCTGCTGGAGCTGGCCGGCGTGCCGTACGTCGGCTCCGGGGTGCTGGCCAGCGCGGTGGCCATGGACAAGGCCGCGATGAAGGTGCTGCTGGCGGCGGCTGGGCTGTCGGTGGGCCGGTACGTCGTCGTGACCGACCGCGAGTGGCGGACCGACCCGGCCGTGGCGATAGAGCGGATCCGTGCTCTGTCGCTGCCGGTGTTCGTCAAGCCGGCCCGGGCCGGCTCGAGCATCGGCATCAGCAAGGTCAAGGACTGGGCCGAGCTGCCCGCGGCCGTCGCGGCGGCCAGGGAGCACGACCCGAAGGTCGTCGTCGAGCAGGGCATCGACGGCCGGGAGATCGAGTGCGGGGTGCTCGACCGGGCCGACGGCAGCGGCCCAGAGGCCAGCGTGTGCGGTGAGATCCGGGTGCGTGGGGCGCACGAGTTCTACGACTTCGAGGCGAAGTACCTCGATGCGAGCGACCTCGACGTGCCGGCGGTGCTCCCGGCCGCGGTGGCCGAGCGGGTGCGGGCGATGGCCTGCCAGGCCTTCGACGCGTTGTCCTGCGAGGGCTTCGCCCGGGTGGACTTCTTCCTGCGGGCGGACGGCGAGGTGCTGGTCAACGAGGTGAACACGATCCCCGGGTTCACCCCGGTGTCGATGTTCCCGATGCTGTGGGCGGCGTCCGGAGTGGCCTACCCCGAGCTGGTGGACCGGCTGCTCCAGCTGGCGCTTAGCCGCCGCCCCGGCCTGCTCCGCTGA
- a CDS encoding DUF3515 domain-containing protein: MRVAVPASPPATAAAACAALATELPKTLNGLTARPTDPSSALVAAWGKDPVVLRCGVPKPAALQPTSELITVNGVDWLPEQLTEGYRFTTTGRVANVEVTVPQAYRPEVNLLVDLAAPFKATVPSA, from the coding sequence GTGCGGGTGGCCGTGCCGGCCAGCCCGCCCGCCACGGCCGCCGCTGCGTGCGCGGCGCTCGCGACCGAGCTGCCGAAGACCCTCAACGGGCTGACCGCCCGGCCGACCGACCCCTCGTCGGCGCTGGTGGCGGCCTGGGGCAAGGACCCGGTCGTGCTGCGCTGCGGGGTGCCCAAGCCGGCCGCCCTTCAGCCGACGTCGGAGCTGATCACGGTCAACGGCGTGGACTGGCTGCCCGAGCAGCTGACCGAGGGCTACCGGTTCACCACGACCGGCCGGGTGGCCAACGTGGAGGTCACGGTGCCGCAGGCCTACCGCCCCGAGGTCAACCTCCTCGTCGACCTGGCCGCCCCCTTCAAAGCCACGGTCCCTTCCGCATGA
- a CDS encoding Lrp/AsnC ligand binding domain-containing protein translates to MVQAYILIQTEVGKAANVAAQIAQIPGVTLAEDVTGPYDVIVRAEAASVDDLGKLVVAKVQGVEGITRTLTCPVVHL, encoded by the coding sequence GTGGTCCAGGCGTACATCCTCATCCAGACAGAGGTCGGAAAGGCCGCCAACGTGGCCGCGCAGATCGCCCAGATTCCCGGGGTGACGCTCGCCGAGGACGTCACCGGCCCGTACGACGTCATCGTCCGCGCCGAGGCGGCGTCCGTCGACGACCTGGGCAAGCTGGTGGTCGCCAAGGTGCAAGGCGTCGAGGGGATCACCCGGACCCTGACCTGTCCCGTCGTCCACCTCTGA
- a CDS encoding thiamine-phosphate kinase, with translation MQHGEDMTVAALGEFGLIEAIIARLPGGADVVLGPGDDAAVVRAVDGNVVVTTDLLVEGVHFRMDWSEARDVGHKAAAQNLADIAAMGARATALVVGLATPATLPQAWAFGLADGLGSEAARVGAAVVGGDVVSSDRLTIAVTALGTLDGRRPVTRAGAQPGDVVAVAGRLGWSAAGFAVLSRGFRSPRVLVAAHRRPEPPYQQGPQAALSGATSMVDVSDGLVADLRHVAAASGVVINLVSKALEVADPLRDAAAAMGKDPLEWVLTGGEDHALAATFPATVGAPPGWTTIGMVTAGDADVLLDGRAVTGQGGWTHLGGPR, from the coding sequence GTGCAGCATGGCGAGGACATGACCGTGGCCGCGTTGGGCGAGTTCGGGCTGATCGAGGCGATCATCGCCCGGCTGCCGGGAGGCGCGGACGTCGTGCTCGGTCCGGGCGACGACGCCGCGGTGGTGCGCGCCGTCGACGGCAACGTGGTCGTCACCACCGACCTGCTCGTCGAGGGCGTGCACTTTCGGATGGACTGGTCGGAGGCCAGGGACGTCGGCCACAAGGCGGCCGCGCAGAACCTGGCCGACATCGCGGCCATGGGGGCCCGTGCCACCGCCCTGGTCGTGGGGCTGGCCACGCCCGCCACGCTGCCGCAGGCCTGGGCCTTCGGCCTGGCCGACGGGCTGGGCTCCGAGGCGGCCAGGGTGGGCGCCGCGGTGGTCGGCGGGGACGTCGTCTCCTCCGACCGGCTGACCATCGCGGTCACGGCACTCGGGACGCTCGACGGCCGGCGTCCGGTGACCCGGGCCGGCGCCCAGCCCGGTGACGTCGTGGCCGTGGCCGGCCGGCTGGGCTGGTCGGCGGCCGGTTTCGCGGTGCTGTCCCGGGGCTTTCGCTCACCCCGGGTGCTGGTGGCCGCGCACCGGCGTCCGGAGCCGCCGTACCAGCAGGGCCCACAGGCGGCCCTGTCAGGGGCGACGTCGATGGTCGACGTGAGCGACGGCCTGGTCGCCGACCTGCGGCACGTCGCGGCGGCGTCCGGTGTGGTCATCAACCTGGTGTCGAAGGCGCTCGAGGTCGCCGACCCGCTGCGGGACGCAGCCGCGGCCATGGGCAAGGACCCGCTCGAGTGGGTGCTCACGGGGGGAGAGGACCACGCGCTCGCCGCGACGTTTCCGGCCACGGTCGGTGCGCCGCCCGGGTGGACGACGATCGGAATGGTGACCGCGGGCGACGCCGACGTGCTGCTCGACGGGCGGGCCGTGACCGGCCAGGGCGGCTGGACCCACCTGGGTGGGCCCCGCTAG
- the rpmB gene encoding 50S ribosomal protein L28 — MAANCDVCGKGPGFGNSISHSHRRTRRRFDPNIQTVRAMVGRTPKKLNVCTSCIKAGKVTR; from the coding sequence GTGGCTGCCAACTGCGACGTCTGCGGCAAGGGCCCGGGCTTCGGCAACAGCATCTCCCACTCGCACCGCCGCACCCGTCGGCGGTTCGACCCGAACATCCAGACGGTTCGGGCCATGGTCGGGCGCACCCCCAAGAAGCTCAACGTGTGCACCTCGTGCATCAAGGCGGGCAAGGTCACCCGCTAG
- a CDS encoding DAK2 domain-containing protein has product MSGFADLDADAVRACCREALAALGRAREEIDALNVYPVPDGDTGTNLYLTVESALEEVEARPHDGDLLRTLRAATHGALLGARGNSGVILSQLMRGASEVLVTASREPVAQRVRSALAAAAEAAYAAVAHPVEGTILTVARAAAEAAAVEPSEDFAAVLKAAASGAAEALRHTPEQLEPLRRAGVVDAGGRGLVVVLDALVATVTGDRPMRLRAPVALPQPQVADAERRRAGGPAFEVMYLLEAGPDSVDRLRAELEPLGDSLLVVGGDGLFNVHVHVDDAGAAVEAGVRAGRPYRIAITHFGDQIAAGDEATSDRTRAVIALAPGEGLALLAAEAGARVVHGAPTRRPATRDVLEAIQGAHAREIVVLPNDSDTLPVAEAAAEYARSAGLRVAVIPSRASVQVLAALAVHDPGRHFEDDVVAMTAAARATRHGEVTTAVREALTSAGICRPGDVLGLLDGDVVMIGADVRAVATDLLDRMLAAGGELVTLVLGEDADPGLGHGLQEHLARAHRSVESCVYLGGQPHYPLLIGVE; this is encoded by the coding sequence GTGAGCGGATTCGCCGACCTCGACGCCGACGCGGTGCGGGCCTGCTGCCGGGAGGCCCTGGCGGCGCTCGGCCGGGCCAGGGAGGAGATCGACGCCCTCAACGTCTACCCGGTCCCGGACGGCGACACCGGCACCAACCTCTACCTGACCGTGGAGTCGGCCCTGGAGGAGGTCGAGGCCCGGCCGCACGACGGTGACCTCCTGCGCACCCTGCGCGCGGCCACGCACGGCGCCCTGCTCGGGGCCCGCGGCAACTCCGGGGTGATCCTCAGCCAGCTGATGCGCGGTGCCTCGGAGGTGCTCGTCACAGCCTCCCGCGAGCCCGTGGCGCAACGGGTCCGCAGCGCGCTGGCCGCCGCCGCGGAGGCGGCCTACGCGGCCGTGGCGCACCCGGTCGAAGGCACCATCCTGACCGTGGCCAGGGCAGCCGCGGAGGCGGCCGCGGTCGAGCCGTCCGAGGACTTCGCGGCCGTGCTCAAGGCCGCGGCGTCCGGTGCCGCCGAGGCGCTGCGGCACACCCCCGAGCAGCTGGAGCCGCTGCGCCGGGCCGGCGTCGTCGACGCGGGTGGGCGCGGCCTCGTCGTCGTCCTGGACGCCCTCGTCGCCACGGTCACGGGGGACCGGCCGATGAGGCTGCGCGCCCCCGTGGCGTTGCCGCAGCCGCAGGTGGCCGACGCGGAGCGGCGCCGCGCGGGCGGCCCGGCGTTCGAGGTCATGTACCTGCTCGAGGCCGGACCGGACTCCGTCGACCGGCTGCGCGCCGAGCTGGAGCCGCTTGGGGACTCACTGCTCGTCGTCGGCGGCGACGGGCTGTTCAACGTGCACGTGCACGTGGACGACGCCGGCGCGGCGGTCGAGGCCGGCGTCCGCGCCGGGCGCCCCTACCGGATCGCCATCACCCACTTCGGCGACCAGATCGCCGCCGGGGACGAGGCCACGAGCGACCGGACCCGGGCGGTGATCGCGCTCGCGCCCGGCGAGGGTCTCGCGCTGCTGGCCGCCGAGGCCGGGGCCCGGGTGGTGCACGGCGCCCCGACCCGCCGCCCGGCCACCCGTGACGTGCTCGAGGCGATCCAGGGCGCGCACGCCCGGGAGATCGTGGTGCTGCCCAACGACAGCGACACGCTGCCGGTCGCGGAGGCGGCCGCCGAGTACGCCCGCTCGGCCGGGCTGCGGGTGGCCGTGATCCCGAGCCGCGCCTCGGTGCAGGTGCTGGCCGCGCTCGCCGTCCACGACCCGGGTCGGCACTTCGAGGACGACGTGGTCGCGATGACGGCAGCCGCCCGGGCCACCCGGCACGGGGAGGTCACCACGGCGGTGCGCGAGGCGCTGACGTCAGCCGGGATCTGCCGCCCCGGCGACGTCCTCGGGCTGCTGGACGGCGACGTCGTGATGATCGGCGCCGACGTCCGCGCGGTGGCCACCGACCTGCTCGACCGGATGCTCGCGGCCGGCGGCGAGCTGGTCACGCTGGTCCTCGGCGAGGACGCCGACCCCGGTCTCGGCCACGGTCTGCAGGAGCACCTGGCCCGGGCCCACCGCTCGGTCGAGTCCTGTGTCTACCTGGGCGGCCAGCCGCACTACCCGCTGCTCATCGGGGTGGAGTAG